TGAGCTGAACGGCCCGGTCCGCTCAGGACCCCTCGGGCAGCTGCCAGCTGCGCAGCCGGGCGTCGAGGAAGGTCTTGGCACAGCTCGCCACCGGCACGGCCAGCAGCAGCCCCAGCAGCTCCCCCAGACCGAGCAGGCTGCCGAGCCTGGCCCCCACCGGCAGGCAGATCAGCAGCCAGGCGGGCTGGAGCCCCACGATGCTGCCCATCAGGCGCGGCTGGATGACCTGATCCACCAGCTGGCCCACCACGATGGCCGCCACCAGCACCTCCACACCGGTGCGCGGGTCGTTGAGGGCCACCAGTCCGCTCACCAGCACGATCGTGAGGGCGCTGGCATAGGGAACCAGGGTGGTGAAGCCGATCGCCACGGCGAACAGCACCCCGTAGGGGATGGCCAGCAGGGTGAAGACCACGATCTGGAGGCTGCTCAGGATCATGGCCAGCACCACCTGGCCGGCGAAGTAGCCCCGGAAGGTGCGGCTGAGGGTGTCCACCACCAGGGAGCGGAGGTCCGCAGGCAGCCACTGGGCCAGGCCTGCGCTGATCCGCTCACCGCCCAGCAGCAGGAACACCGCCAGCACCAGCACGATCACCGTGTTCACGGTGAGACCCACGGTGGCCCCGAGCAGGCCCAGCAGCTGCTGGCTGAGCTGGGTGGCCAGCTTGCTGAGGCGGCTGAGCAGATCGCTGCTGAGGTTGCCGAAATCGGTGGGGAGGCCCTGCTCCTCCGCCCAGGCCTCCAGGGCATCGAGCCACACCTCCCCCTGGGCCAGCCAGCCCGGCAGGGCCGCCACCAGCTCCGCCAGCTGGTCGATCAGGCGAGGCACCAGCCAGATCACGGCGAGGGCCAGCAGCCCGAGGGCCACCCCCAGCACCAGCACCATCGCCAGGGGCCGGGGCAGGCCCCGCTGCCGCAGCCAGCGGCTGGGGATGTCGAGCAGAAAGGCGATCAGGGCCGCGGCCGTGAACAGGGCGGGGAAGGGCGCCAGCGGCAGCAGCAGCTGCCGCAGCACCCAGAGGTTGAGCACCAGCAGGGGCAGGGCCAGGCCGGCCTTCAACATCGGGGGCAGCACCAGGCGCTCGAGCATCGCGGGGCAGGCGGGGGATCGGGAACGCGTCAGCCCATCTGGGCCAGGTAGGCGGCGCTGCCCAGCTCCACCAGGCGCTCATCCTTGGCCCGCACCTGGCCGTGCAGCTCGGCGCGGTAGGCGGCCACCGCTTCGGCCAGGGCGGCATCGGCCGTGGCCAGGATCTGCACCGCCAGCAGGCCGGCGTTGGTGCCGTTGCCGATCGCCACCGTGGCCACCGGAATGCCCGCCGGCATCTGCACGATCGAATGGAGCGAGTCCACCCCCGAGAGGGCCCGGCTCTGCACCGGCACACCGATCACCGGCAGGGTGGTGAGGGCCGCGACCATGCCGGGCAGATGGGCCGCGCCGCCCGCACCGGCGATGATCACCCGGAGGCCCCGGCCCGCGGCCTGCTGAGCGAAGGCCACCATCTCCAGCGGGGTGCGGTGGGCCGAAAGCACCCGCACCTCGACCGCCACGCCGAAACGCTCCAGCACCGCCACCGCCGGCTGCATGGTGGGGAGGTCGGAATCGCTGCCCATCACCACCGCCACCGTCGCCCGGGCGGGTGCCGGGACAGGGCCCGATCCAGCGGCGGGGGGTTCGGCGGCGGGACTGAGGCTCAAGAGGGCTGGGCGGAGGATGGGGCTATTCTCTCGCGTGCCGCCGCGATGCGCTGGATCCGCAATGTCCGCCTGCCCCGCGCCAGCCGCTGCCGCCACGGGGCCGGGCAACGCTGGCGGCTCGGAGTGAGCAGCGAGGGATGGATCGAGGCCGCCGCACCACTCGATCCCGGCAGCGCCATGGCCGGGGAGGACTGGCAGGGCGACTGGCTGAGCCCGGCCGGGGTGGACCTGCAGATCAACGGCGGCCTGGGGCTGGCCTTCCCCGAACTCAGCGCGGACGACCTGCCCCGCCTGCTGGAGCTGCTGGAGCTGCTCTGGCGGGATGGCGTCGAGGCGATCTGCCCCACCCTGGTGACCTGCGCCGTCGCCCCCCTGCGCCAGGCCCTGGCGGTGCTGGAGGAGGCGCGCCTGCAGCACCGTCCCGGCCGCTGCCAGCTGCTGGGTGCCCATCTGGAGGGCCCCTTCCTGGCACCGCAGCGCCGGGGCGCCCACCCCGAGCAGCACCTGGCCGCCCCCAGCCTCGATGCGCTGCGGGCCCGCATCGGCGGCTTCGAGCACCAGATCGATCTGGTCACCCTGGCCCCCGAACTGCCGGGGGCCGACACCCTGATCGCCGCCTTGCGCGATGCCGGGGTGGTGGTGAGCCTCGGCCACAGCAACGCCGATGCGCAGCAGGCCGCCACTGCTTTCGCGGCCGGGGTGGGGATGGTCACGCACACGTTCAACGCCATGCCCGGCCTGCAGCACCGCGCCCCGGGACCGGTCGCCGCCGCCGTGCTCGATGGCGGCGTGGCCCTCGGCCTGATCGCCGACGGGGTGCACGTGGCGCCGTCGATGGCGCTGCTGCTGCAGCGGCTGGCTCCGGAGCAGGTGGTGCTGGTGAGCGATGCCCTGGCCCCCTACGGCCTGGGGGAGGGCCGCCACCGCTGGGACGAGCGGCTGCTGCTGGTGGTGGACGGCAGCTGCCGCCTCGAGGACGGCACCCTGGCCGGGGTGACCCTGCCGCTGCTGGAGGGGGTGCGGCGGCTGGCGGGCTGGGGGGCGGCGCCGGAGCAGGCGATCGCCGCCGCCACCATCACGCCGAGGCGGGTGCTGGGCGACGACCGGGACACCGCCGCGATGCTGGTGGGCACACCCCTGAACGAAACCCTGCGCTGGCGCCAGGGGAGCGATGGCCTCCGGTGGCAGCGGGCCAGCTGACGCCCTGCTCCGGCAGTCAGCGGCTGCGGCGCCGCCTGGCGGGCGCTCCTTAGGATCCGCCCCACTCCCCGGTCCGCCGCCCCTCTTCCCATGCCCAGCACCACGGCCGCAGGTCACAGCAGCCAGAAGGCTGTCGAGAAACAAGCCGAGAAGCAGGAGGTGAAGGGCTACTTCGAAACCACCGGCTTCGAGCGCTGGAACCGCATCTACAGCGAGAGCGAGGATGTGAACAAGGTGCAGCGCAACATCCGCCTGGGTCACCAGAAAACGGTGGACAACGTGCTGGCCTGGCTGCAGGAGCAGGGGGATCTGGCCAGCCGCAGCTTCTGTGATGCCGGCTGCGGCGTGGGCAGCCTCAGCCTGCCCCTGGCCCGGCTGGGTGCCGGCAGCATCGCCGCCAGTGATCTCTCCGAGGCCATGGTGGCCGAAGCCTCGCGGCGGGCCGGTGAGGCCGGCATCGCCCCCGGCCAGCTCAGCTTCCAGGCCTCCGACCTGGAGAGCCTCAGCGGCCGCTACGACACGGTGATCTGCCTGGATGTGTTCATCCACTACCCCCAGGCCGCGGCCGAGGAAATGGTGCGCCATCTGGCCGCCATGGCCGAGAAGCACCTGATCGTGAGCTTTGCCCCCTACACCCCCCTGCTGGCGCTGTTGAAGGGGATCGGCCAGCTGTTCCCCGGCCCCAGCAAGACCACCCGCGCCTACACCCTCCGGGAGGAGGGGATCGTGAGGGCCGCGGCCGAGGCGGGATTCTCACCCGTGCGCCGCAACCTCAACCAGGCCCCGTTCTACTTCTCACGGCTGATCGCCTTCGAGAGGACCGCCTGCTGAGGTTCCAGCAGCAGGGCCTGGCTGTCCTCCAGGAGGATCGGCTCGCCGGCCAGCTGGGCTGCCGAGATCTCCAGCCCCGGGGACGCCAGCAGCAGCGACCAGCCACCACCGTGCTCCGGGGAAAGCTCCCGGGAGAGCTCCGGAAAGAGCTCCGGCAGGCGCACGGCCATCGCTTCTCCGCCCATGTGCGCGACCAGGGCCACCGCCACAGCCACCGCCGATGACTGGCCGGGGGCCTGCCCGGGGAGCTGCTGCGGGGCCCGCCGGATCCCGTAGAAGATCGTGGTGCTGGGGGTGGTGAGCAGGTCCAGCCGGTCGTCGCTGGCCGCGAGGTTGTCGCGCAGCCAGGGGCGGGAGCGGCGGAACTGCCGCAGGGCGAGGTTGTAGGCGGCCTGCTCCGGCTGCACCCGATCGGTGTGCCGCCAGATGTTGCAGGCGGCGTGCATGTCCTCCATGAAGCTGCGGGCGAAGGCCTTCAACCAGGCCACATCCACCGCGGGGAGATCGCCGTCGGCATCGGCAGGCGCCGCGCTGCGGCAGGCCAGGGCCATGCGCTCGAGGTCGTGGTCGGTGGCGGCGATCGCCTCGGCGAGGGCCGTCAGGAAGCGGCGGAGG
This portion of the Cyanobium sp. NIES-981 genome encodes:
- a CDS encoding AI-2E family transporter; the encoded protein is MLERLVLPPMLKAGLALPLLVLNLWVLRQLLLPLAPFPALFTAAALIAFLLDIPSRWLRQRGLPRPLAMVLVLGVALGLLALAVIWLVPRLIDQLAELVAALPGWLAQGEVWLDALEAWAEEQGLPTDFGNLSSDLLSRLSKLATQLSQQLLGLLGATVGLTVNTVIVLVLAVFLLLGGERISAGLAQWLPADLRSLVVDTLSRTFRGYFAGQVVLAMILSSLQIVVFTLLAIPYGVLFAVAIGFTTLVPYASALTIVLVSGLVALNDPRTGVEVLVAAIVVGQLVDQVIQPRLMGSIVGLQPAWLLICLPVGARLGSLLGLGELLGLLLAVPVASCAKTFLDARLRSWQLPEGS
- the purE gene encoding 5-(carboxyamino)imidazole ribonucleotide mutase, giving the protein MGSDSDLPTMQPAVAVLERFGVAVEVRVLSAHRTPLEMVAFAQQAAGRGLRVIIAGAGGAAHLPGMVAALTTLPVIGVPVQSRALSGVDSLHSIVQMPAGIPVATVAIGNGTNAGLLAVQILATADAALAEAVAAYRAELHGQVRAKDERLVELGSAAYLAQMG
- a CDS encoding amidohydrolase family protein, whose translation is MRWIRNVRLPRASRCRHGAGQRWRLGVSSEGWIEAAAPLDPGSAMAGEDWQGDWLSPAGVDLQINGGLGLAFPELSADDLPRLLELLELLWRDGVEAICPTLVTCAVAPLRQALAVLEEARLQHRPGRCQLLGAHLEGPFLAPQRRGAHPEQHLAAPSLDALRARIGGFEHQIDLVTLAPELPGADTLIAALRDAGVVVSLGHSNADAQQAATAFAAGVGMVTHTFNAMPGLQHRAPGPVAAAVLDGGVALGLIADGVHVAPSMALLLQRLAPEQVVLVSDALAPYGLGEGRHRWDERLLLVVDGSCRLEDGTLAGVTLPLLEGVRRLAGWGAAPEQAIAAATITPRRVLGDDRDTAAMLVGTPLNETLRWRQGSDGLRWQRAS
- the bchM gene encoding magnesium protoporphyrin IX methyltransferase — encoded protein: MPSTTAAGHSSQKAVEKQAEKQEVKGYFETTGFERWNRIYSESEDVNKVQRNIRLGHQKTVDNVLAWLQEQGDLASRSFCDAGCGVGSLSLPLARLGAGSIAASDLSEAMVAEASRRAGEAGIAPGQLSFQASDLESLSGRYDTVICLDVFIHYPQAAAEEMVRHLAAMAEKHLIVSFAPYTPLLALLKGIGQLFPGPSKTTRAYTLREEGIVRAAAEAGFSPVRRNLNQAPFYFSRLIAFERTAC